One part of the Pseudomonas leptonychotis genome encodes these proteins:
- a CDS encoding calcium-binding protein, with protein MSRREEIVNAELTNALQLDNGVVYASQKSGAAILEFMTGGEGAGEPGPLESSISDVRALQVEDVVGGIFLEKSWNIIDKKLVAEGLAPLTPIERNYWQENLPEVMNSADLEDSYGFIGGKIKDSIFNGIEGLMQLAKDTNEYVDGNKDKWKESWDDLKSEIKDKINDGIEKGVEAGKDLKDAYEGALDDVREAIDGLNKKWEDFVRDFNADVDRVNALMNERLSQGLSAVPRYDPLALDIDGDGVETTSANSGITFDFDGDGLRTGTGWVKGDDGFLVLDRNANGAIENGGELFGVDTVKLNGLKAKDGFDALRDLDSNADGVFDSQDTEFTTVRIWQDLNQDGVSQSNELKSLSAHNITAINLDSTRTNQNSNGNLISAIGTFVRGDGSESSVNGNLSQAANLDLASNPFYREFTDRIALDSVAKGLPDMQGSGAVRDLREASMLNPELKGALAEYASAQTRQEQLGLLDRVLAEWAESSGYRTFDQRVTALNSDAVRFVFSYSWEKQQGTDLAAGSTGGSGNSSGPTAAQLEQRVLLEKIRILEVFNSQNFFNFSSTLRTDASGKKTIDVLIGAGAMQGGSGSFGGGIGMGTATHYITEAHLGVSAIQAPFLNSAYEALRESVYQGLLLQTRLQPYLTEIDLSLSLDGITLDYSDVTQLLELTHQSNPVKASVDLFELIKAVKGPLDQWSATLGTWVSQLNAAQQQAFKQQLGDVSSIVSGGVTADSLSTGSASDFVFGKEGNDTLQGNQGNDYLDGGVGNDYLYGGDGADILLGGGEDDQLYGGAGKDILSGGAGNDHLDGGEGSDTYLFGIGSGNDTISNYDRSAGRFDIVLLSDGLGRADVQLSRQGNDLLIKLKGHEDTLRINTFFYQDAAGGYQIDQIQFAGGQSWSLEEIKQIVMQPAEGLTQLHGYESADVIQGSDIGEFINGYGGNDTLAGGGGDDRLDGGAGNDVLNGGTGNDHLTGGAGSDTYLFGPGSGHDVVSNYDNSTGKLDRIQLAAGVTPQDVTVRRSGSDLVLRLSNGQDSIRVQSFFYEDGAGGRQIDRIDFADGTQWDVAAVKHMALQSTDGADQLTGYASGDVIDGGIGDDHIEGLAGDDTLLGGLGNDNLSGGAGHDVIRGGSGNDYLDGGEGSDTYLFGRGDGQDRISNYDLTAGRVDVIQLAEGIAQSDIRLTRSSNNDLVLTIRDTGDSVSVLSFFAKDATTGQFIDRIAFADGSFWGLEQIKQQVLQPTDGADTLYGYATNDLINGGVGNDTLIGNQGNDHLSGGEGNDRLEGGEGNDTLDGGAGNDYLTGGEGSDTYVFGRGYGQDVVNNFDRSPGSEDVIQLAADVLPADVRLTRLQNKLTLSIQGSEDTLTVEHFFESDATDGYQVDRIVFADGTSWNVEAIKQLVQVGTDGVDNLYGYATDDVLQGLAGNDLIHGNAGDDHLSGGDGNDTLYGDDGKDTLLGGSGEDFLSGGRGENLLDGGAGNDRYWGGETDTYVLRQGSDHDRVSSLPAEATIQIEGYNLEQLLLRRSGDNLIVSFLENSQDTLKIEGFFDGSTPRRGLTLKDALGNLEVLSPEELNARTLVGSTDDDHIQANDLDNTISAGDGADHIEGFAGDDLLDGGTGDDLLQGGLGNDTLIGGAGNDQLQGGQDDDLYQFAAGSGIDLIQDESGNDSLQFTDAVPADVVLRRDEFDLVISRTATGDQIRIKDQFSYQAGAHGKTPIEAMLFADGTSWDIDQIKQMALAGTDTADEIFGHPDDDVIHAGGGDDIVHGQEGSDEIHAGDGNDTLNGGDGDDTLYGDAGDDQLNGEWGDDQLHGGDGNDTLNGGGGNDHLYGDAGDDHLYGGGVLDGGAGNDYLEGSGLLIGGEGVDTLKGEGFDTLQGGAGDDLIEAYSNAWNQGSNTIEGGTGNDTIYGSFGEDTYIFNLGDGNDLLIERRAGEAFSNVEPTADTLSFGEGIAASDLSFHRRGLDMIIEHANGTDSITVQNWFKEPNDHFKLEHFVFADGSELSQADVEGQVIWHGTDSVDSFIGYRDLNDTMRLGAGDDKAWGRAGDDEIHGEGGNDYLDGEEGNDTVYGGAGNDQLMGGVGNDQLFGGTGDDKYVYKLGDGTDTIDNTGGGNDGVFFSGGIDEERLTFTRDGDDLLILVDGDAEQSVRVLGHFLGGDKAISYVQPDGGSLINATRIAQIVAAGNVPGGFDTLVEGTAAGEQLAGGQERDLVRGLAGNDTLFGMGGNDQIEGGDGNDYLSGGNGSQSGSGDDILIGGNGNDQLNGEDGDDLMLGGAGDDKYQYHANGGVDVIDNTGGGFDGAFFIGIARTRLSFHREGDDLLILVDGDLAQQVKVTNHFLGGDFAIDYVQPDGGSYITTAQIAGLLTALPDGGTGEPGDGGNHGDGEEPGDGGTNPGGGDQPPVAGVGGDDVLTGTAAHEVLIGGAGKDTLNGGAGNDRLLGGVGDDTYVYTAGQDVLEESGGIDTLRFANGITYNQVASGLGKSGNDLVLKVNGSTANQVTLKDFFLGGDNLVETISFETGGQLTASQIFGAFGLAVPTAPAAAFDSAVQGTSGNDAALNGTAQRDLLQGFNGNDQLSGAAGNDRLEGGNGNDTLNGGAGNDTLVGGRGDDIYVFAAGGGQDVIDNIGGGFDTLRFDGIAFNQVSSGLMKSGNDLVLKVSGGSDQVTLKNWFLGGDHVVDVISFASGDQLTSAQLFGAFGLTNPDAAGSPNYQGVPDERSFGTILAGQAGDQNIIGSSDADLIDGGAGNDKLRGGKGNDYLLGGDGSDTYYFAAGDGQDSINNLSNTPADNDILSIEGITRDNLWLSRQGDSLVIDVRGSEDSVTVQDWYANSAQRLDAVQAGGSTLYANQVDNLVSAMAAFGAPAGGEINLSQVQRDQLNAVIAANWQ; from the coding sequence ATGAGCAGGAGAGAAGAGATTGTTAATGCAGAGCTGACAAATGCGCTGCAACTTGATAATGGGGTTGTGTATGCTTCGCAAAAGTCAGGGGCGGCAATTCTAGAGTTTATGACTGGCGGGGAAGGCGCCGGGGAGCCAGGGCCATTGGAAAGTTCTATTTCTGATGTTCGTGCGCTTCAAGTTGAAGATGTTGTTGGCGGAATCTTCCTTGAAAAGTCGTGGAATATTATAGATAAAAAACTGGTTGCCGAAGGTCTTGCGCCTCTAACCCCAATAGAGAGAAATTATTGGCAGGAAAATTTGCCAGAGGTTATGAATTCTGCAGATCTTGAAGATTCATATGGCTTTATTGGTGGGAAGATTAAAGATTCAATATTTAACGGTATTGAAGGCTTAATGCAGCTTGCTAAAGATACTAATGAATATGTTGATGGTAATAAAGATAAGTGGAAAGAGTCTTGGGATGATCTTAAGAGTGAGATTAAAGATAAGATTAATGACGGAATAGAGAAGGGTGTTGAAGCAGGCAAGGATCTCAAGGATGCTTACGAGGGAGCGCTTGACGATGTAAGAGAGGCAATTGATGGTTTGAATAAAAAATGGGAGGATTTTGTAAGAGATTTTAATGCTGATGTGGATAGAGTTAATGCGCTGATGAATGAGCGCTTGTCTCAAGGGTTAAGTGCGGTTCCTCGGTATGATCCCCTTGCATTGGATATTGATGGTGATGGAGTAGAAACAACTTCAGCAAACTCCGGTATCACATTCGACTTCGACGGTGACGGGCTAAGAACCGGCACCGGTTGGGTAAAAGGAGATGATGGTTTTCTGGTTCTTGATCGTAATGCCAATGGCGCCATCGAAAATGGAGGCGAACTTTTCGGGGTTGACACTGTAAAGTTAAATGGCTTAAAGGCCAAGGATGGTTTCGATGCCCTACGTGATTTGGATAGCAATGCTGACGGTGTATTCGACTCACAAGATACCGAGTTTACAACTGTCCGTATCTGGCAGGACCTTAATCAGGATGGTGTTTCACAGTCCAATGAACTGAAGAGTTTATCCGCGCATAATATTACCGCCATAAATCTTGACTCGACCCGCACCAATCAGAACTCAAATGGCAATTTAATAAGTGCTATAGGTACGTTTGTTCGTGGTGATGGCAGTGAGAGTTCGGTCAATGGCAACTTAAGTCAAGCCGCCAATCTGGATCTGGCATCTAACCCTTTCTATCGCGAGTTTACTGATCGCATTGCCTTGGACTCAGTCGCCAAGGGGCTGCCGGATATGCAAGGCTCAGGGGCGGTACGTGATCTGCGCGAAGCCAGCATGCTCAACCCTGAACTTAAGGGAGCGCTCGCTGAGTATGCTTCGGCGCAGACTCGCCAGGAGCAACTGGGGTTATTGGATCGCGTTCTTGCCGAGTGGGCTGAAAGCTCCGGCTATCGAACCTTTGATCAGCGTGTTACGGCGCTGAACAGTGATGCGGTGCGTTTTGTTTTTTCCTATTCGTGGGAAAAACAGCAAGGTACTGATCTTGCGGCTGGTTCAACGGGTGGTAGCGGTAATAGCTCGGGGCCAACGGCTGCCCAGTTAGAGCAGAGAGTGTTGCTTGAAAAGATCAGGATTCTTGAAGTGTTCAACAGCCAGAACTTCTTCAACTTTAGTTCGACCCTACGCACTGACGCCAGTGGTAAGAAAACCATTGATGTGTTGATTGGTGCCGGCGCAATGCAGGGCGGTAGTGGTAGTTTTGGCGGCGGTATCGGCATGGGGACGGCCACTCACTACATTACCGAAGCTCATCTTGGGGTGAGCGCGATCCAAGCACCGTTCCTGAACAGCGCTTACGAGGCGTTGCGTGAGTCGGTGTACCAAGGACTTCTGTTGCAGACGCGACTACAGCCTTATCTGACAGAAATAGATCTGAGTTTGTCTCTAGATGGCATAACGTTGGATTACAGCGATGTCACTCAGTTACTTGAGTTGACCCACCAAAGCAACCCGGTTAAGGCCAGTGTCGATCTGTTTGAGTTGATCAAGGCAGTTAAAGGCCCTCTAGATCAATGGTCCGCTACTTTGGGTACTTGGGTTTCGCAACTCAATGCTGCTCAGCAACAGGCATTCAAACAGCAACTGGGTGACGTGAGCAGTATTGTCTCGGGTGGTGTTACTGCGGACTCTCTCTCAACTGGCAGCGCTTCGGACTTTGTTTTTGGCAAAGAAGGCAACGATACCCTTCAGGGCAATCAGGGTAATGACTACCTAGATGGCGGTGTGGGGAATGACTACCTGTACGGTGGTGACGGCGCAGATATCCTGCTTGGAGGTGGGGAGGATGATCAGCTTTATGGCGGTGCCGGCAAAGACATCCTTAGCGGTGGCGCGGGTAATGATCACCTCGATGGTGGTGAGGGATCAGACACCTACTTGTTTGGAATCGGTTCTGGAAACGACACCATCAGTAATTACGACCGTTCGGCCGGCCGCTTTGACATCGTTCTGCTGAGCGATGGCTTGGGTAGGGCGGATGTTCAGCTTTCTCGTCAGGGCAATGACCTGCTGATCAAGCTGAAAGGGCATGAAGATACGCTCCGGATCAACACTTTCTTCTACCAGGATGCCGCTGGTGGTTATCAGATCGATCAGATCCAGTTTGCTGGTGGGCAGTCCTGGTCATTGGAAGAGATCAAACAGATCGTTATGCAGCCTGCCGAAGGGTTGACTCAGTTGCACGGCTATGAATCTGCCGATGTGATTCAGGGCTCTGATATCGGTGAGTTCATCAACGGCTATGGCGGCAATGACACGCTTGCTGGCGGCGGTGGCGATGATCGTCTCGACGGTGGTGCGGGTAACGATGTTCTGAATGGAGGCACTGGTAACGATCACCTGACTGGTGGTGCGGGCTCAGATACTTATCTGTTCGGACCAGGTTCTGGTCATGATGTTGTGAGCAATTACGATAACTCCACTGGGAAACTTGACCGAATTCAGCTCGCTGCAGGTGTTACGCCTCAAGATGTGACTGTTCGTCGTTCGGGCAGTGATCTCGTGTTACGCCTGAGCAATGGTCAAGACTCAATACGTGTGCAGTCGTTCTTTTATGAGGATGGCGCCGGTGGCCGTCAAATCGACCGCATCGATTTTGCTGACGGCACGCAATGGGATGTGGCTGCAGTTAAGCATATGGCCTTGCAGTCAACGGATGGTGCGGACCAGCTAACTGGGTATGCGTCAGGAGATGTGATCGACGGCGGTATCGGCGATGACCATATCGAAGGCCTGGCGGGTGATGACACGTTGCTCGGTGGTTTGGGTAACGACAATCTAAGCGGTGGCGCTGGTCATGATGTAATTCGCGGTGGTAGTGGCAATGACTACCTAGACGGTGGTGAGGGGTCTGATACCTATCTGTTTGGACGTGGTGACGGCCAGGATCGCATTTCCAATTACGATCTAACCGCTGGACGAGTGGATGTAATCCAACTTGCCGAAGGTATAGCGCAATCGGATATCCGTTTGACCCGCAGTAGCAATAACGATCTGGTACTGACCATCCGCGACACGGGTGATTCGGTTTCGGTACTCAGCTTTTTTGCCAAGGATGCGACCACAGGGCAATTTATTGACCGCATTGCATTCGCAGACGGCAGTTTTTGGGGCCTTGAGCAAATCAAGCAGCAAGTCCTGCAGCCCACAGACGGGGCGGACACCTTATACGGCTATGCGACGAATGATCTGATCAATGGTGGTGTTGGTAATGACACCCTGATTGGCAATCAGGGCAACGATCATTTGTCTGGCGGCGAGGGCAATGATCGCCTGGAGGGTGGTGAGGGTAATGACACTCTAGATGGCGGTGCGGGTAATGACTACCTGACTGGTGGGGAAGGTTCGGATACCTACGTCTTTGGTCGCGGTTACGGGCAGGATGTGGTCAATAATTTTGATCGTTCTCCTGGCTCCGAGGACGTTATCCAGCTTGCCGCTGACGTTCTACCTGCCGATGTTCGCCTGACTCGTCTGCAGAACAAGCTCACCCTGAGCATTCAAGGTAGTGAAGACACACTGACTGTTGAGCACTTTTTTGAAAGTGACGCTACGGACGGTTATCAGGTTGATCGAATTGTTTTCGCCGATGGGACTTCCTGGAATGTCGAGGCGATCAAACAGCTCGTACAAGTCGGTACTGATGGGGTTGATAACCTGTATGGCTATGCCACAGACGACGTACTTCAGGGGCTGGCAGGTAATGATCTGATCCACGGCAATGCTGGGGATGATCACTTATCTGGTGGTGACGGCAACGACACTCTGTATGGCGACGATGGGAAAGATACATTGCTGGGAGGCAGTGGCGAGGATTTCCTGTCTGGTGGCCGTGGTGAAAACTTGCTGGATGGTGGTGCTGGTAATGATCGCTATTGGGGTGGAGAGACTGATACGTACGTCTTGCGCCAGGGCAGTGATCACGACCGGGTAAGTAGCTTGCCGGCTGAAGCTACCATCCAGATTGAAGGTTACAACCTTGAGCAACTGTTGCTGCGCCGTAGTGGTGACAATCTGATCGTTTCGTTCCTAGAGAACAGTCAGGATACGTTGAAGATCGAAGGTTTCTTTGACGGCAGCACTCCTCGCCGTGGGCTGACTCTGAAGGACGCGCTAGGCAATTTGGAAGTGCTTAGTCCTGAAGAACTCAATGCTCGAACGCTGGTTGGCTCGACAGACGACGATCATATTCAGGCGAACGATCTGGATAACACGATCTCGGCTGGCGATGGTGCTGACCACATAGAGGGCTTCGCTGGCGATGACCTGCTTGATGGTGGCACTGGTGATGATTTGCTTCAGGGTGGCCTGGGCAATGACACCTTGATTGGCGGCGCCGGTAATGACCAATTACAAGGCGGTCAGGATGATGATCTTTACCAATTCGCTGCTGGTAGCGGTATTGATCTGATTCAGGACGAAAGCGGTAACGACAGCCTGCAATTTACTGATGCTGTTCCTGCAGATGTCGTCTTGCGCCGTGATGAGTTTGACTTGGTGATTAGCCGCACTGCCACTGGTGACCAAATCCGGATCAAGGATCAGTTCTCCTATCAGGCAGGCGCACACGGCAAAACCCCAATCGAGGCAATGCTCTTCGCCGATGGTACGTCTTGGGATATTGATCAGATCAAGCAAATGGCGTTGGCAGGCACTGATACCGCGGATGAGATTTTTGGTCACCCTGACGACGATGTTATTCACGCTGGTGGTGGGGACGACATCGTTCATGGTCAGGAAGGCAGTGATGAGATCCACGCTGGTGACGGCAACGACACCCTAAATGGTGGCGATGGCGACGATACGCTTTACGGCGACGCTGGCGATGATCAGCTAAACGGTGAGTGGGGCGATGACCAACTGCATGGTGGTGACGGAAACGACACCTTAAATGGCGGTGGTGGTAACGACCATCTCTACGGTGATGCAGGCGATGACCATCTTTACGGTGGTGGTGTGCTCGACGGTGGCGCTGGTAACGATTACCTGGAAGGCAGCGGCCTGCTGATTGGCGGCGAGGGTGTCGACACCCTCAAAGGCGAGGGTTTCGACACCCTGCAGGGCGGTGCTGGCGACGATCTTATCGAGGCATACAGCAATGCCTGGAACCAGGGCAGCAATACCATCGAGGGTGGTACTGGCAACGACACTATCTACGGCTCGTTCGGTGAAGACACCTACATCTTCAACTTGGGCGATGGCAATGACCTGCTGATCGAGCGTCGTGCAGGCGAAGCTTTCAGCAACGTTGAGCCGACTGCGGATACCCTGAGCTTCGGTGAGGGTATTGCCGCCAGCGATTTGAGCTTCCACCGTCGTGGTCTGGACATGATTATTGAGCATGCCAATGGCACTGACTCGATCACTGTGCAGAACTGGTTCAAAGAGCCCAATGATCACTTCAAGCTTGAGCACTTCGTGTTTGCCGATGGCAGCGAGTTGAGTCAGGCGGATGTCGAAGGGCAAGTGATCTGGCACGGTACCGACTCTGTAGACAGCTTTATCGGTTACCGCGACCTCAATGACACCATGCGCCTAGGCGCTGGTGACGATAAGGCCTGGGGTCGCGCTGGCGATGATGAAATTCATGGTGAGGGCGGTAACGACTACCTGGATGGCGAAGAGGGTAACGACACTGTCTATGGTGGCGCTGGAAACGACCAGTTGATGGGTGGTGTTGGCAACGACCAGCTATTCGGCGGCACTGGCGACGACAAATACGTCTACAAACTGGGCGATGGCACCGATACCATCGACAACACTGGTGGCGGCAATGATGGCGTGTTCTTCAGCGGTGGTATTGATGAAGAGCGTCTGACCTTTACCCGCGATGGCGATGACCTGTTGATTCTAGTGGACGGCGATGCAGAACAATCTGTGCGCGTGCTGGGCCATTTCTTGGGTGGCGACAAGGCCATCAGCTATGTGCAACCCGATGGCGGTTCCCTGATCAACGCCACACGTATCGCCCAGATCGTTGCAGCTGGCAACGTGCCTGGTGGCTTCGATACCCTCGTAGAGGGTACCGCTGCAGGCGAGCAACTGGCCGGTGGCCAAGAACGCGATTTGGTGCGCGGCTTGGCTGGTAACGACACCCTGTTCGGTATGGGCGGTAACGACCAGATTGAAGGCGGTGACGGCAATGATTACCTGTCCGGCGGCAACGGCTCGCAGAGCGGATCGGGTGATGACATCCTGATTGGCGGCAACGGCAATGACCAACTCAATGGTGAGGATGGTGATGACCTAATGCTAGGCGGTGCTGGCGACGACAAGTATCAGTACCACGCCAATGGTGGGGTCGATGTAATCGACAACACGGGTGGTGGCTTCGACGGTGCCTTCTTTATCGGTATCGCGCGCACTCGGTTGAGCTTCCATCGCGAAGGTGATGATCTGCTGATTCTGGTGGATGGTGATCTTGCGCAGCAGGTAAAAGTGACTAATCACTTCCTAGGCGGCGATTTTGCGATCGATTACGTTCAGCCCGATGGTGGCAGCTATATCACTACTGCTCAGATTGCCGGTCTGCTGACTGCGCTACCTGATGGCGGCACCGGTGAGCCCGGCGATGGCGGCAATCATGGTGATGGTGAAGAACCGGGTGATGGCGGTACCAATCCAGGTGGCGGTGACCAGCCTCCAGTTGCGGGTGTTGGCGGTGATGATGTTCTCACCGGGACCGCAGCCCATGAGGTGCTTATTGGTGGTGCCGGTAAGGACACCCTCAATGGCGGCGCAGGTAATGACCGGTTGCTGGGTGGCGTTGGTGACGACACCTATGTCTACACAGCCGGCCAGGATGTGCTTGAGGAGTCGGGTGGAATCGACACTCTGCGCTTCGCCAATGGCATTACCTATAACCAAGTGGCTTCTGGCTTGGGCAAGTCGGGTAATGATCTAGTCCTTAAGGTGAATGGCAGCACGGCCAACCAAGTGACCCTGAAAGACTTCTTCCTGGGTGGCGATAACCTGGTTGAAACCATCAGCTTCGAAACGGGCGGGCAGTTGACTGCATCGCAGATCTTTGGCGCATTTGGGCTGGCTGTACCTACAGCACCTGCTGCAGCTTTTGACAGCGCTGTGCAGGGTACCAGTGGTAATGATGCTGCACTGAATGGCACTGCTCAGCGTGATTTGCTGCAAGGCTTCAATGGCAATGATCAGCTTTCTGGTGCTGCCGGTAATGATCGTCTTGAGGGTGGCAATGGCAACGATACCCTCAACGGTGGTGCCGGTAATGACACTCTAGTTGGCGGCCGTGGCGACGACATCTATGTGTTCGCTGCAGGTGGCGGTCAGGACGTTATCGATAACATCGGTGGCGGTTTCGACACGCTGCGCTTTGACGGCATCGCCTTCAATCAAGTCTCTAGTGGTTTGATGAAGAGCGGTAACGATCTGGTACTAAAAGTTAGCGGTGGCAGCGATCAGGTCACCCTGAAGAACTGGTTCTTGGGCGGTGACCACGTCGTTGATGTGATCAGCTTTGCTTCCGGTGACCAACTGACATCTGCTCAGTTGTTCGGTGCGTTCGGTCTTACAAATCCGGATGCCGCAGGCTCGCCGAACTATCAGGGCGTGCCGGATGAGCGTTCCTTTGGAACCATTCTGGCAGGGCAGGCCGGCGATCAGAACATCATTGGTTCGTCCGATGCTGACCTGATTGACGGTGGTGCGGGTAACGACAAGCTGCGCGGCGGCAAGGGTAATGACTACCTGCTCGGTGGCGACGGTAGTGATACCTACTACTTCGCTGCGGGTGATGGTCAGGACAGCATCAACAACTTGTCCAATACTCCGGCTGATAACGACATCCTGAGCATCGAAGGTATCACCCGTGACAACCTCTGGTTGTCTCGCCAAGGTGACAGCCTGGTGATTGACGTCCGGGGCTCGGAAGACAGCGTTACCGTGCAGGATTGGTATGCAAACTCCGCCCAGCGTCTGGATGCCGTCCAGGCAGGCGGCTCGACTTTGTACGCCAACCAGGTCGACAATCTCGTCAGTGCCATGGCCGCCTTCGGCGCGCCAGCTGGTGGGGAAATCAACCTGAGTCAGGTGCAGCGTGACCAACTCAATGCGGTCATCGCAGCAAACTGGCAGTAG
- a CDS encoding leucine-rich repeat-containing protein kinase family protein produces MHSLEQLRSGELAGITRLDLCCDLSDFPEEIFALADSLEVLNLSGNRLSALPADLARLHKLRILFCSDNLFASVPEVLGECPQLEMIGFKSNRIQHLPAAALPPKLRWLILTDNRLQQLPAELGDCAHLQKLMLAGNQVRALPASLANLHRLELLRIAANHLEHLPEWLTGLPSLCWLAFAGNPFSDASEAEILRQHPLPTIAHDTLKLGEILGQGASGIIHSATWQQPNQPAQAMAVKLFKGDITSDGLAHSEMAACIAAGEHNNLISVAGPLEPLQDGPPGLLLERIAPSFQPLAGPPSLTSCTRDCYAEQRRFSVAEALRILRDTAAAVVHLHQRGILHGDLYAHNLLVDPAGQTLLGDFGAASFFQPQSSSGIALQQLEARAFACLLEELLVRCNKEDQPLQQARLWHLHARCSHPQPAERPLFAEIQECLQDCNAA; encoded by the coding sequence ATGCACAGCCTTGAACAACTTCGCAGCGGTGAACTGGCCGGTATTACTCGGCTAGACCTTTGTTGCGACCTGTCCGACTTCCCAGAAGAGATTTTCGCTCTGGCCGACAGCCTCGAAGTCCTCAACCTTTCGGGCAACCGCCTCAGCGCACTCCCCGCCGACTTAGCGCGCCTGCATAAACTGCGTATTCTGTTTTGCTCAGACAACCTGTTCGCCTCAGTACCTGAGGTATTGGGCGAGTGTCCGCAGCTAGAAATGATCGGATTCAAGAGCAACCGCATTCAACACCTGCCTGCTGCGGCACTACCACCCAAGTTGCGCTGGCTGATCCTGACCGACAATCGACTGCAGCAGCTACCGGCTGAGTTAGGTGACTGTGCGCACTTACAAAAGCTGATGCTGGCAGGCAACCAGGTCCGCGCGCTACCCGCGAGCCTGGCCAACCTGCATCGCTTGGAGCTACTGCGCATCGCGGCTAACCACCTAGAGCATCTACCGGAATGGCTCACGGGATTACCGTCCTTGTGCTGGCTGGCCTTTGCCGGCAATCCATTCAGCGACGCCAGCGAAGCTGAAATTCTTCGGCAACACCCACTGCCGACCATCGCGCACGACACCCTTAAGCTGGGTGAAATACTTGGTCAGGGCGCCTCGGGGATTATCCACAGTGCGACCTGGCAGCAGCCAAACCAGCCGGCGCAGGCCATGGCGGTCAAACTGTTCAAAGGTGACATAACCAGCGACGGACTTGCCCACAGCGAGATGGCCGCCTGTATAGCAGCCGGTGAACATAACAACCTAATCAGCGTTGCCGGCCCACTGGAACCACTGCAGGACGGCCCGCCCGGCCTGTTACTGGAGCGTATTGCGCCAAGTTTCCAACCACTGGCCGGGCCGCCCTCACTCACCAGCTGCACGCGCGACTGTTACGCCGAGCAGCGTCGTTTCAGCGTGGCAGAAGCCTTACGCATTTTGCGCGACACAGCGGCGGCCGTCGTTCACCTGCATCAACGCGGCATCCTTCATGGCGATCTATATGCCCATAACTTGCTGGTCGACCCAGCCGGGCAAACGCTATTAGGCGATTTCGGCGCTGCTTCGTTTTTCCAACCCCAGAGCAGCAGCGGGATCGCCCTGCAACAGCTCGAGGCCCGTGCCTTTGCCTGCTTGCTAGAGGAGTTGTTAGTGCGTTGCAACAAAGAGGACCAGCCCCTTCAGCAAGCCCGCTTGTGGCATCTGCATGCACGATGCAGCCACCCGCAACCTGCCGAACGTCCGTTGTTCGCCGAGATTCAAGAGTGCCTGCAAGACTGCAACGCGGCCTGA